In one window of Microbacterium dextranolyticum DNA:
- a CDS encoding UPF0182 family membrane protein encodes MTTTSAPNQATPSPFRRAIGITLAIIAVIVVSFFVFASLYADWLWYAQLGFDQVLVTQWTARVVMFVTGFALMAAPVFAAIQLAYRLRPVYARLSSQLDHYQEVVEPLRRLGMWGIPIFFGVFGGFAAAAQWETVWLWANRVDTGTTDPQFQMDIGFYLFSVPFLSALLGFLSAVLLVCLFVTVLVSYLYGSVRIGQREMRISKAARIQLAVVAGLYLLVQAASIWLDRYKTLTQQGDRITGASYVDDRAVIPGLTIVAIAAIIVAILFFVTAVIGRWRFPLIGTGLLIVSSLVVGIAYPWVLTNIQVRPNQETLESPYYQRNIDATKTAFGIGGLEKSDFKAATDAEPGQLRSDAATTASIRIMDPAIISPTVRQLEQYRSYYQFTDPLDVDRYQINGTSQDTVVSVRDLNLAQLGDANSWYNSTLVYTHGYGLVVAKGNERTADGNPVFLERGIPTAGQLTDSTKYEPRVYFGESSPPYSIVGGPQGGADIELDYPRGTDGAAQTKTTFAGDGGPKIGNLINRLIYSLKFQSTDILFSDAINADSQILYDRNPKQRVEKVAPYLEVDNDPYPSVVDGRIVWVVDGYTLSANYPYSQIVSLRNAISDTTNTAPRVALDDVNYMRNSVKATVDAYDGKVTLYAWDETDPLLQAWQKVYPSTLKPVSEMSADLMSHVRYPTDLFKVQRAMLGTYHVDDAASFYARDNAWKTPNDPVANNDVLQPPYYLTMKMPGQPAPTFSMFTSFIPASTGDGARNVLMGYLAVDSDAGASAGQKAPDYGKLRMLEISADVSVPGPGQVQNSFNSAPSVSAFINILKQGQSEVLNGNLLTLPVGGGLLYVQPVFVQASSGTKLPTLQKVLVAFGDKIAFEDTLQDALDTLFGGDAGASAGDNNVAPTPSPSASGQPGTGGSTESGDVAFQAALKDAQQAMTDRDTALKGGDLSAFAEADARLTAAVQKLLTMSAAGR; translated from the coding sequence GTGACCACGACCTCAGCGCCGAACCAGGCCACGCCCAGTCCGTTCCGCCGCGCGATCGGCATCACCCTTGCGATCATCGCGGTGATCGTGGTGTCGTTCTTCGTCTTCGCGAGCCTGTACGCGGATTGGCTGTGGTACGCCCAGCTCGGTTTCGACCAGGTGCTCGTGACGCAATGGACGGCGCGCGTCGTCATGTTCGTCACCGGCTTCGCGCTGATGGCGGCGCCGGTGTTCGCAGCGATCCAGCTGGCGTACCGGCTGCGCCCGGTGTACGCCCGTCTGAGCTCGCAGCTCGATCACTACCAGGAGGTCGTCGAGCCGCTGCGCCGTCTCGGCATGTGGGGGATCCCGATCTTCTTCGGCGTCTTCGGCGGGTTCGCCGCCGCGGCCCAGTGGGAGACCGTGTGGCTGTGGGCGAACCGTGTCGACACCGGCACGACCGACCCGCAGTTCCAGATGGACATCGGCTTCTATCTGTTCTCGGTGCCCTTCCTCTCCGCGCTGCTGGGGTTCCTCTCCGCGGTGCTGCTGGTGTGCCTGTTCGTGACCGTCCTGGTGTCCTACCTCTACGGCTCGGTGCGTATCGGGCAGCGCGAGATGCGCATCTCGAAGGCCGCACGCATCCAGCTGGCCGTCGTGGCCGGTCTCTATCTGCTCGTGCAGGCGGCGAGCATCTGGCTCGACCGCTACAAGACGCTGACCCAGCAGGGCGATCGCATCACGGGCGCGAGCTACGTCGATGACCGCGCCGTGATCCCCGGCCTCACGATCGTCGCTATCGCCGCCATCATCGTGGCCATCCTCTTCTTCGTGACCGCCGTGATCGGCCGCTGGCGGTTCCCGCTGATCGGTACGGGGCTTCTCATCGTGTCGTCGCTCGTCGTCGGGATCGCCTACCCGTGGGTGCTGACGAACATCCAGGTGCGACCCAACCAGGAGACGCTGGAGAGCCCCTATTACCAGCGGAACATAGACGCCACGAAGACCGCGTTCGGGATCGGCGGCCTCGAGAAGAGCGACTTCAAGGCCGCCACCGACGCCGAGCCGGGGCAGCTGCGGTCGGATGCCGCGACGACCGCGTCGATCCGCATCATGGATCCCGCGATCATCTCGCCCACGGTCCGGCAGCTCGAGCAGTACCGCTCGTACTACCAGTTCACCGATCCGCTGGACGTCGACCGGTACCAGATCAACGGCACGTCCCAAGACACCGTCGTGTCGGTGCGCGACCTGAACCTCGCCCAGCTCGGCGACGCGAATTCCTGGTACAACTCGACGCTCGTCTACACGCACGGCTACGGACTCGTCGTCGCCAAGGGCAACGAGCGCACCGCGGACGGCAACCCGGTCTTCCTCGAGCGCGGCATCCCCACCGCCGGACAGCTCACCGACTCGACAAAATACGAGCCGCGCGTCTACTTCGGTGAGTCCTCGCCGCCTTACTCCATCGTCGGAGGCCCGCAGGGCGGTGCCGACATCGAGCTGGACTACCCGCGCGGCACCGATGGAGCGGCGCAGACCAAGACGACCTTCGCCGGCGACGGGGGGCCGAAGATCGGCAACCTCATCAACCGGCTGATCTACTCGCTGAAGTTCCAGTCGACCGACATCCTGTTCTCCGACGCGATCAACGCGGACTCTCAGATCCTGTACGACCGCAACCCGAAGCAGCGCGTCGAGAAGGTCGCGCCCTACCTCGAGGTCGACAACGACCCGTATCCGTCCGTGGTCGACGGCCGGATCGTTTGGGTGGTGGACGGCTACACGCTGAGCGCCAACTATCCGTACTCGCAGATCGTGAGCCTGCGCAACGCGATCAGCGACACGACGAACACGGCGCCGCGCGTCGCGCTCGACGACGTCAACTACATGCGGAACTCGGTCAAGGCGACCGTCGACGCGTACGACGGCAAGGTCACCCTGTACGCATGGGACGAGACCGACCCGCTGCTGCAGGCATGGCAGAAGGTCTACCCGTCGACGTTGAAGCCGGTCTCCGAGATGAGCGCCGACCTCATGAGCCACGTGCGCTACCCGACGGACCTGTTCAAGGTGCAGCGGGCGATGCTCGGCACGTACCACGTCGACGACGCGGCATCGTTCTACGCCCGCGACAACGCGTGGAAGACGCCGAACGACCCGGTGGCGAACAACGACGTGCTCCAGCCGCCGTACTACCTGACGATGAAGATGCCGGGACAGCCCGCTCCGACGTTCTCGATGTTCACGTCGTTCATCCCCGCATCCACCGGGGACGGTGCGCGGAACGTTCTGATGGGGTACCTCGCCGTCGACTCGGATGCGGGCGCGTCGGCCGGGCAGAAGGCGCCGGACTACGGCAAGCTGCGGATGCTCGAGATCAGCGCCGACGTGAGTGTGCCCGGGCCGGGTCAGGTGCAGAACTCCTTCAACTCCGCGCCGAGCGTGTCGGCGTTCATCAACATCCTGAAGCAGGGCCAGTCCGAGGTCCTCAACGGAAACCTGCTGACGCTTCCCGTCGGTGGTGGTCTGCTCTACGTGCAGCCGGTGTTCGTGCAGGCCTCGAGCGGCACGAAGCTGCCGACGCTGCAGAAGGTGCTCGTCGCGTTCGGTGACAAGATCGCCTTCGAGGACACGCTGCAGGATGCCCTCGACACGCTCTTCGGCGGCGATGCCGGCGCGAGTGCCGGCGACAACAACGTCGCGCCGACGCCGAGCCCGAGCGCGTCGGGCCAGCCCGGTACGGGCGGGAGCACGGAGAGCGGCGACGTCGCCTTCCAGGCGGCGTTGAAGGATGCGCAGCAGGCCATGACCGACCGCGACACCGCCCTGAAGGGCGGAGACCTGTCGGCATTCGCCGAAGCGGACGCCCGTCTCACGGCGGCGGTGCAGAAGCTGCTGACGATGAGCGCCGCCGGGCGATGA
- a CDS encoding YlbL family protein, protein MALFDEGTTIMPAPRPRRSRSVTIGIWALTVALFSLLALTVLPTSFVVQQPGPVFNTLGSTTGSDGAQTPLISVSGAPTYPTSGSLDLLTVQVVGSRERTPSWLELALAWFDPAKAVVPLDDVFPAGQTTEQRNQESAVMMVDSQKEATAAALTKLGYDVKPMVRVYGLTDGSPAQGVLQKDDIIRAADGTALTDTDQLRSIINAAAGAPVELTIERSGQTLTETVTPTSSTVDGRTVWLIGVSTLHDYDFPIDVTIQLNNVGGPSAGMMFALGIMDTLSDGALNGGEQVAGTGTIDASGTVGPIGGIRQKMFGAVGAGARWFLAPAANCNEVVGHVPSGLRVFSVRTLDDSLAVLSAIRGGGDLDALPTCS, encoded by the coding sequence GTGGCACTGTTCGACGAGGGCACGACGATCATGCCCGCGCCCCGGCCTCGACGTTCCCGCTCGGTGACGATCGGCATCTGGGCGCTCACGGTCGCCCTGTTCTCCCTGCTCGCGCTGACGGTCCTGCCGACGTCCTTCGTCGTCCAGCAGCCGGGTCCGGTGTTCAACACGCTCGGTTCGACGACCGGATCGGACGGGGCGCAGACGCCGTTGATCTCGGTATCCGGGGCTCCGACCTATCCGACGTCCGGTTCGCTGGACCTGCTGACCGTCCAGGTTGTGGGCTCGCGTGAGCGCACCCCGTCGTGGCTCGAGCTCGCACTGGCGTGGTTCGATCCCGCCAAGGCCGTCGTGCCCCTCGACGACGTCTTCCCTGCCGGGCAGACCACCGAGCAGCGCAATCAGGAGAGCGCGGTCATGATGGTCGACTCCCAGAAAGAGGCGACGGCGGCGGCGCTGACGAAGCTCGGGTACGACGTCAAGCCGATGGTGCGGGTCTACGGATTGACCGACGGTTCCCCGGCGCAGGGCGTCCTGCAGAAGGACGACATCATCCGCGCCGCCGACGGCACCGCCCTCACTGACACCGATCAGCTGCGCAGCATCATCAACGCGGCAGCCGGCGCACCGGTCGAACTCACGATCGAGCGCTCGGGTCAGACGCTCACCGAGACGGTCACGCCGACATCGTCGACGGTCGACGGTCGCACCGTGTGGCTCATCGGCGTGTCGACGCTGCACGACTACGACTTCCCGATCGACGTCACGATCCAGCTCAACAACGTCGGCGGCCCGAGCGCCGGCATGATGTTCGCCCTCGGGATCATGGACACGCTCAGCGACGGCGCCCTCAACGGCGGCGAACAGGTCGCGGGGACCGGGACGATCGACGCGTCGGGCACGGTGGGGCCCATCGGCGGCATCCGGCAGAAGATGTTCGGTGCGGTCGGCGCCGGTGCGCGGTGGTTCCTCGCGCCCGCCGCGAACTGCAACGAGGTCGTCGGACATGTTCCGTCGGGCCTGCGCGTGTTCTCGGTGCGGACGCTGGACGATTCGCTCGCCGTCCTCTCCGCGATCCGGGGCGGGGGCGACCTCGACGCGCTTCCCACGTGCTCCTGA
- a CDS encoding zinc-dependent metalloprotease, protein MADDDNADRFGGEDFPELLRRLLGGADGAEFDPAQLEGLARMGVDPAMLQQIMGQMQQAFGQAGNAADGIDWSAAKTQALHLSNKDGASISSGDRTEFEQAFALATLWLSEATTISDLATPPMAMTRGQWVEQTLPVWQELAEPVADSIAGALTSVIDEQTPDDMKQLVAGAGAFMRRVGGSLFAAQLGGVVGRLSLEVVSGGDVGIPVMPDGVAAILPQNFADFGRDLDVTDDQLALYLATRELAHARLFRHARWLRLHVISQVTEFARGIHVDRDALEDLASRFDPSSPEELRSALESGALLPQRTPAQDAALARLENLLATIEGWVDVVTADATARLPEAAKIAEAVRRRRAVGGPAEQAMASLVGLELRPRRLREAAAMWRAVTDAVGAAERDGLWDYPDLMPEASDIDDPQALIARLRARAAGEAPPRDAFDEALDELLAQAASEDGGDTSGRGTGDDSGDSTGPEGPRPV, encoded by the coding sequence ATGGCTGACGACGACAACGCGGACCGCTTCGGCGGCGAGGACTTCCCAGAGCTGCTGCGCCGACTGCTCGGCGGGGCGGACGGAGCGGAGTTCGACCCCGCCCAGCTGGAGGGTCTCGCCCGCATGGGCGTCGACCCGGCGATGCTGCAGCAGATCATGGGGCAGATGCAGCAGGCCTTCGGCCAGGCCGGGAACGCCGCGGACGGCATCGACTGGAGCGCGGCCAAGACGCAGGCCCTGCACCTGTCGAACAAGGACGGTGCGAGCATCTCCAGCGGCGACCGCACCGAGTTCGAGCAGGCGTTCGCTCTGGCGACCCTGTGGCTGAGCGAGGCCACCACCATCTCGGACCTCGCCACCCCGCCGATGGCCATGACCCGCGGCCAGTGGGTCGAGCAGACGCTTCCGGTGTGGCAGGAGCTCGCCGAACCGGTCGCCGATTCGATCGCGGGCGCGCTCACCTCGGTCATCGACGAACAGACCCCCGACGACATGAAACAGCTCGTCGCCGGCGCCGGCGCGTTCATGCGCCGCGTGGGCGGGTCGCTGTTCGCCGCGCAATTGGGCGGCGTCGTCGGCCGACTGTCGCTCGAGGTCGTCTCGGGCGGCGACGTCGGCATTCCGGTCATGCCGGACGGCGTGGCCGCCATCCTCCCCCAGAACTTCGCCGACTTCGGGCGCGACCTCGATGTCACGGATGACCAGCTGGCCCTGTACCTCGCCACTCGCGAGCTGGCCCACGCCCGCCTCTTCCGCCATGCCCGCTGGCTCCGGCTGCACGTGATCTCCCAGGTGACCGAGTTCGCCCGCGGCATCCACGTCGACCGCGACGCGCTCGAGGACCTCGCATCGCGGTTCGATCCGTCATCGCCCGAGGAACTGCGCTCCGCCCTCGAATCCGGCGCCCTGCTGCCGCAGCGCACGCCGGCCCAGGATGCGGCGCTCGCGCGCCTGGAGAACCTGCTCGCCACGATCGAGGGCTGGGTGGACGTCGTCACGGCCGATGCCACCGCCCGCCTTCCCGAAGCCGCGAAGATCGCCGAAGCGGTGCGCCGGCGCCGGGCGGTCGGCGGGCCGGCTGAGCAGGCGATGGCATCCCTCGTGGGCCTGGAACTGCGGCCCCGGCGCCTGCGCGAGGCGGCGGCGATGTGGCGCGCGGTAACGGATGCCGTGGGTGCCGCCGAACGCGACGGGCTGTGGGACTACCCCGACCTCATGCCCGAGGCCTCGGACATCGACGATCCGCAGGCGCTCATCGCACGGCTGCGGGCGCGCGCCGCGGGCGAGGCTCCGCCGCGTGACGCGTTCGACGAGGCGCTCGACGAGTTGCTCGCTCAGGCCGCGTCGGAGGACGGCGGCGACACGTCCGGCCGAGGAACGGGCGACGACTCCGGCGATTCGACAGGACCGGAGGGCCCCCGACCGGTCTGA
- a CDS encoding ATP-dependent helicase, with the protein MSTDALAGLDEQQRAAASVLRGPLCVLAGAGTGKTRVITHRIAHGVDTGAYSPNRVMAVTFTSKAAGEMRGRLRALGVQGVAARTFHATALAQLNFFWPQLANDTAPSIVDKKVRILGQAADALRLRLDAATLRDVASRIEWRKVAMRTIEQDAVRHPTGLPGLDVTALADLMRAYEKVKDERRQLDFEDVLLACAGMLEAEPRVAAAVHEQYRHLTVDEFQDVSPVQHRLLELWLGERHDICVVGDASQTIYSFAGADPDYLLRFADRHPDAQVVRLERNYRSDPGVLAVANALMRGRPGALELSSRRPPGTPPTVTAFADDVAEAEGVAAAITAQIDGGVSPDDIAILYRANAQSALLLSALAQRGIAASVLGGKKFFDLPEVRQAVMALRAASVAPIETSFLATVRDILRGFGLTDDPPPAGGALRDAWEARAAVLRLAEDAPEGTTLRAFTDDLMARGRDQHEPSLRTVTLATLHAAKGLEWEHVHLVGLSEGLLPISYATGFDAIDEERRLAYVGITRAGRTLSVSWAEQSGSGSGASRPRQPSRFLQEIGTGTLRAGDASARSSARRRR; encoded by the coding sequence GTGAGCACGGACGCTTTGGCCGGCCTCGACGAGCAGCAGCGCGCGGCGGCATCCGTGCTCCGCGGGCCTCTGTGCGTGCTCGCGGGCGCCGGAACCGGCAAGACGCGCGTCATCACGCATCGGATCGCGCACGGGGTCGACACCGGCGCCTACTCGCCGAACCGGGTGATGGCGGTGACGTTCACCTCCAAGGCCGCGGGCGAGATGCGGGGACGACTGCGCGCCCTGGGTGTCCAGGGCGTCGCCGCCCGGACCTTCCACGCGACGGCACTGGCGCAGCTGAACTTCTTCTGGCCGCAACTGGCCAACGACACCGCCCCCTCGATCGTCGACAAGAAGGTGCGGATCCTGGGTCAGGCCGCCGACGCTCTGCGTCTGCGTCTGGATGCGGCGACGCTGCGCGACGTGGCGAGTCGGATCGAGTGGCGCAAGGTCGCGATGCGGACGATCGAACAGGATGCCGTGCGGCACCCCACGGGCCTGCCCGGGCTGGACGTCACCGCGCTGGCGGATCTCATGCGCGCCTACGAGAAGGTGAAGGACGAGCGGCGCCAGCTCGACTTCGAGGACGTCCTGCTCGCCTGCGCCGGAATGCTGGAGGCCGAGCCGCGTGTCGCGGCGGCCGTGCACGAGCAGTATCGGCATCTGACGGTGGACGAGTTCCAGGACGTTTCGCCGGTGCAGCACCGTCTGCTGGAGCTCTGGCTGGGCGAGCGGCACGACATCTGCGTCGTGGGCGATGCCAGCCAGACCATCTACTCGTTCGCGGGGGCCGATCCCGACTACCTGCTGCGTTTCGCCGATCGTCATCCCGACGCGCAGGTCGTGCGGCTCGAGCGCAACTACCGGTCCGACCCGGGGGTTCTCGCCGTCGCCAACGCTCTGATGCGGGGGCGTCCCGGTGCCCTCGAGCTGTCGTCTCGACGCCCGCCGGGCACCCCTCCGACCGTCACGGCGTTCGCCGACGACGTCGCCGAGGCCGAGGGGGTCGCGGCGGCGATCACCGCACAGATCGACGGTGGGGTCTCTCCCGACGACATCGCCATCCTGTACCGTGCGAACGCGCAGTCCGCGTTGCTGCTGTCCGCCCTCGCACAGCGCGGGATCGCCGCGAGCGTGCTGGGCGGCAAGAAGTTCTTCGACCTGCCGGAGGTGCGCCAAGCCGTCATGGCGTTGCGGGCCGCCTCCGTGGCACCGATCGAGACGAGCTTCCTCGCCACGGTCCGTGACATCCTGCGCGGATTCGGCCTGACCGATGACCCGCCCCCGGCCGGAGGCGCGCTGCGCGATGCCTGGGAGGCGCGTGCCGCCGTCTTGCGGCTGGCGGAGGACGCGCCCGAAGGAACGACTCTGCGCGCGTTCACCGACGACCTGATGGCTCGAGGGCGGGACCAGCACGAGCCGTCCCTGCGGACGGTCACCCTCGCGACGCTGCACGCGGCCAAAGGTCTCGAGTGGGAACATGTCCACCTCGTCGGCTTGTCCGAGGGTCTTCTGCCGATCTCCTACGCCACCGGGTTCGACGCGATCGATGAAGAGCGTCGCCTGGCCTACGTCGGGATCACGCGGGCCGGGCGAACGCTGTCGGTGTCGTGGGCGGAGCAGAGCGGATCGGGGAGCGGCGCGTCGCGTCCGCGTCAGCCGTCGCGATTCCTCCAGGAGATCGGCACAGGCACGCTGCGTGCGGGCGATGCGTCCGCCAGGTCCTCCGCGCGTCGACGCCGCTGA